In the genome of Drosophila yakuba strain Tai18E2 chromosome 3R, Prin_Dyak_Tai18E2_2.1, whole genome shotgun sequence, one region contains:
- the LOC6536765 gene encoding eukaryotic translation initiation factor 3 subunit D-2: MSNYAPFIKPYVEYNEHGWGPCEVPELDVPYQPFCKGDRLGKICDWTVSLPEKKFPSKYASTFGNSSQYAYFYEDDDSTFHLVDTTGSKAFKPYQRGRYRPNVRNNVRARGRTGRGNATLGGLGGPVAGGSTANSTKYGKGRNTRNAQNMGRRFGRNAPTRLRESSVMVQSDWVSIEEIDFPRLLKLALPNIKEGKDIATCGSLEYYDKLYDRVNLRNEKPLLKMDRVVHTVTTTDDPVIRRLSKTMGNVFATDEILATIMCCTRSNYSWDVVIEKLGTKVFLDKRDNDQFDLLTVNETSLEPPMDEEGSINSAHSLAMEATLINHNFSQQVLRIGDQEPRFKFEEPNPFEEQGVDLASMGYRYRQWDLGNEVVLIARCKHNGVVQGPNGDMQFLSIKALNEWDSKVTNSVEWRQKLDTQRGAVLASELRNNACKLARWTVEAVLAGSDQLKLGYVSRVNPRDHLRHVILGTQQFKPQEFATQINLNMDNAWGVLRCLIDIVMKQPDGKYLIMKDPNKSMIRLYDIPENAFDSDGDDESESSEPFGNSIDN; encoded by the exons ATGTCCAACTACGCACCCTTCATCAAGCCGTATGTGGAGTACAACGAGCACGGCTGGGGTCCTTGTGAGGTGCCCGAACTGGATGTGCCCTACCAGCCGTTCTGCAAAGGAGATCGCCTGGGCAAGATCTGCGACTGGACAGTGTCCTTGCCCGAGAAGAAGTTCCCCAGTAAGTACGCCTCGACCTTCGGGAACAGCAGTCAGTACGCATACTTCTACGAGGACGACGACTCCACCTTCCACCTGGTGGACACCACTGGATCGAAGGCTTTTAAGCCCTATCAGCGGGGACGCTACAGACCCAACGTGCGCAACAATGTGCGGGCTAGGGGTCGCACGGGGCGTGGCAACGCGACTCTAGGAGGTCTCGGAGGACCAGTGGCTGGAGGATCAACTGCCAATAGCACCAAGTATGGAAAGGGTCGCAATACACGCAATGCGCAGAATATGGGTCGCAGATTCGGCCGCAATGCTCCCACCAGACTCCGCGAGAGCTCCGTGATGGTCCAATCGGATTGGGTTTCGATCGAGGAGATTGACTTTCCACGCCTCCTCAAGCTGGCGCTTCCCAATATCAAAGAGGGCAAGGACATCGCCACCTGCGGATCGCTGGAATACTATGATAAATTATACGACCGCGTTAACTTACGCAACGAGAAACCATTACTCAAGATGGATCGCGTTGTGCACACCGTGACCACCACGGATGATCCGGTTATTCGACGACTCTCCAAGACCATGGGCAATGTCTTTGCCACCGACGAGATCCTGGCCACTATAATGTGCTGCACTCGCTCGAATTACTCCTGGGATGTGGTAATCGAGAAGTTGGGCACCAAAGTGTTCTTAGACAAAAGAGATAATGATCAATTTGATCTGCTGACCGTCAACGAGACTTCACTGGAGCCTCCGATGGATGAGGAGGGTTCCATCAACTCGGCACACAGTTTGGCTATGGAGGCCACTCTCATCAATCACAACTTTAGTCAGCAG GTACTTCGCATTGGCGACCAAGAGCCACGTTTCAAGTTTGAGGAGCCCAATCCGTTCGAGGAGCAGGGCGTGGATCTCGCTTCTATGGGCTATCGCTACCGTCAGTGGGATCTCGGCAACGAAGTGGTGCTGATTGCTCGCTGCAAGCACAACGGTGTTGTCCAGGGACCCAATGGGGACATGCAGTTCCTCTCGATCAAGGCGCTGAATGAATGGGACTCCAAGGTGACCAACAGTGTGGAGTGGCGCCAGAAGTTGGACACCCAGCGCGGCGCAGTGTTGGCCTCCGAGCTGCGCAACAATGCTTGCAAACTAGCTCGTTGGACCGTTGAGGCTGTGCTGGCTGGCTCCGATCAGCTGAAACTGGGCTATGTGTCCAGGGTGAATCCGCGGGATCACCTGCGCCACGTGATTCTGGGCACACAGCAATTCAAGCCGCAGGAGTTCGCCACCCAAATCAACCTGAACATGGACAATGCCTGGGGAGTCTTGCGTTGCCTGATCGACATTGTAATGAAGCAGCCGGATGGAAAGTATCTGATCATGAAGGATCCCAACAAGTCGATGATCCGTCTGTATGACATCCCGGAAAACGCCTTCGACTCCGACGGCGATGATGAGTCGGAGTCCAGCGAACCCTTTGGCAACTCCATCGATAACTAA
- the LOC26535159 gene encoding uncharacterized protein LOC26535159, with the protein MNHRRTPCTPLNTTATTMKKCVIACSSIGSPSTSCCSHWPRLSSFFAW; encoded by the coding sequence ATGAATCATAGGAGGACGCCCTGTACCCCACTGAACACCACCGCAACCACAATGAAGAAATGTGTAATTGCCTGTTCGTCTATCGGTTCTCCGTCAACGTCGTGCTGTTCTCATTGGCCACGATTATCCTCATTCTTCGCATGGTGA
- the LOC6536766 gene encoding adenosine kinase has product MFNFSIKSFRFLQRTPIHPFYQLYSGGASRGVSFRSFCDRQEPRRMDLPEGVLMGFGNPLLDITCTVEDNVILEKYGLEANAAIIADEKHDALFDELMNMENVIYSAGGACQNSMRIFQWIVQTPFRAVFVGAVGKDKLGDRIEKRAKADGLLTLYQLKEELPTGSCAVIINGPNRSLVANLGAASLFNDDWIDEEENLCPLDRAEYFYFTGFFLAVCPPAVERVARMCSETNRIMILNFSAVFVLQMQKEALANIQPYVDIIICNKEEAIAYSDSNDWKTKNIFEIGSRLQKMPKANIRPRLVMITDAVCPVLVFQENDRVLEYPVPPVKQGEVFDTNGCGDAFVGGFLAMYVQRMPLDYCIRTGIFASQQVLHVVGVQIDKLPKFSEKCI; this is encoded by the exons ATGTTTAATTTTAGTATAAAATCATTCCGGTTTTTACAAAGAACTCCGATCCACCCATTTTACCAACTTTATTCTGGTGGCGCTTCCCGAGGAGTTTCCTTCAGGAGTTTCTGCGATCGTCAGGAACCCCGAAGAATGGATCTGCCAGAGGGAGTACTCATGGGTTTTGGCAACCCCCTGCTGGACATCACCTGCACCGTGGAAGATAATGTTATCCTGGAGAAGTACGGCCTGGAAGCGAATGCCGCGATCATTGCTGATGAAAAGCACGATGCCCTGTTCGATGAACTGATGAACATGGAGAACGTCATCTATTCGGCGGGCGGAGCCTGTCAAAACTCGATGCGGATCTTCCAGTGGATCGTGCAGACTCCATTTCGAGCCGTATTCGTGGGGGCCGTGGGCAAGGATAAGCTGGGTGACCGCATCGAAAAGAGGGCCAAAGCCGATGGCCTGCTTACCCTCTACCAGCTGAAGGAAGAGCTGCCGACAG GCTCTTGTGCGGTGATCATCAACGGCCCAAACCGCTCCTTGGTGGCCAACTTGGGAGCTGCCTCTCTCTTCAACGACGACTGGATTGACGAGGAGGAGAACCTCTGCCCCTTGGATCGTGCCGAGTACTTCTACTTCACGGGCTTCTTCCTGGCCGTTTGCCCTCCTGCCGTCGAACGGGTGGCAAGGATGTGCAGCGAGACCAATCGAATTATGATCCTCAACTTCAGCGCCGTGTTTGTGCTGCAGATGCAAAAGGAAGCCCTGGCCAACATCCAGCCGTACGTGGATATAATCATCTGCAATAAGGAAGAGGCCATTGCATACAGCGACTCCAACGACTGGAAGACGAAGAATATCTTTGAGATCGGCTCTCGGCTGCAGAAAATGCCCAAGGCAAATATCCGACCCCGACTGGTTATGATCACGGATGCGGTGTGTCCTGTTCTCGTCTTCCAGGAAAACGATCGCGTTCTTGAATACCCCGTTCCGCCCGTAAAACAGGGCGAGGTTTTCGACACCAATGGTTGTGGCGATGCCTTCGTCGGCGGATTCCTGGCCATGTACGTCCAAAGGATGCCCCTGGATTACTGCATCCGAACGGGGATATTCGCATCCCAGCAGGTCCTGCACGTGGTCGGTGTTCAGATAGATAAGCTGCCAAAGTTCAGCGAAAAATGCATATGA
- the LOC6536768 gene encoding 4-coumarate--CoA ligase 1, whose translation MSKLPCSYDAENKIWKGIPQNNPFKPETSLGRIIFKNMRNWPKNVCQISDSEGVEVTYGQALTWAIRIAQHLKSRGLGHKDIIGISARNTTYIMPTAVACFFHGTPFQSANPILEESTLKHLYTISKPKIIFTDADHYDKLYSATSEFKPEIILTTGTRDGILSIQDLLHPTKTEFFYQPTPLKEGPSQTVAILTSSGTTGMPKAVCISNDILTQETVFVNGYDTIFISASLDWITGLWATIFSTVNGCTRIISSKPFAADYFVYLVSKYSITYALIPPEHCCSLLDCPSATPEKLGSLTKLNFGGGRMTQATVERIKKLAPNGVLNSSYGMTEVGFIVFNHGHLKLTAAGNPLPGIQVKIVDDDGNQLGVNQTGEIIVHNGFSWNGYFADPVATKEMQDEGGWFHTGDMGYFDEDDYLYMTDRKKEVLKWKGLQMWPAEVEAVIDELPEVKRVCVIGVYDETQGDVPGALVVREDNATLTAQQVIDHVAKRLPDIQKQLRAGVQFADEIPQNYNGKAVRRYARDLFVALSKKN comes from the exons ATGTCCAAGTTACCGTGCAGCTACGATGCGGAAAACAAGATCTGGAAGGGTATTCCACAGAACAACCCCTTCAAGCCGGAGACCTCTCTGGGTCGCATCATCTTCAAGAACATGAGGAACTGGCCCAAGAACGTGTGTCAG ATTTCCGACTCCGAGGGTGTGGAGGTCACCTACGGACAGGCTCTCACCTGGGCTATTCGCATTGCCCAGCACCTGAAGAGCCGCGGTCTCGGCCACAAGGATATCATTGGCATCTCTGCCAGGAACACCACCTACATCATGCCCACGGCCGTGGCTTGTTTCTTCCATGGCACTCCCTTCCAGTCAGCCAATCCCATTCTCGAGGAAT CTACACTCAAGCACCTGTACACCATTTCCAAGCCAAAGATCATCTTTACCGATGCCGATCACTATGACAAACTGTACTCGGCCACCAGCGAGTTCAAGCCAGAGATTATCCTAACCACCGGCACTCGGGATGGTATTCTCAGCATTCAGGATCTGCTGCATCCGACAAAGACAGAGTTCTTCTATCA GCCTACCCCGCTGAAGGAAGGACCTTCGCAAACCGTTGCGATCCTCACTTCATCCGGAACTACAGGAATGCCCAAGGCTGTGTGCATCTCAAACGACATTCTGACCCAAGAGACAGT ATTCGTTAATGGTTACGATACCATCTTCATTTCGGCCAGCTTGGACTGGATCACTGGGCTGTGGGCCACCATCTTCAGCACGGTCAACGGATGCACCAGGATCATCAGCAGCAAGCCCTTCGCCGCGGACTACTTTGTGTACTTGGTAAGCAAGTACAGCATCACGTATGCACTGATTCCGCCGGAGCACTGCTGTTCCCTGCTGGACTGCCCCAGCGCCACTCCGGAGAAGTTGGGCAGCCTCACGAAGCTGAACTTCGGAGGCGGACGGATGACACAGGCCACAGTTGAGAGGATCAAGAAGCTTGCTCCCAATGGTGTGCTGAACTCGTCTTACGGCATGACCGAGGTGGGATTCATAGTGTTCAACCACGGACACTTAAAGCTCACCGCTGCGGGCAACCCCTTGCCCGGAATCCAGGTGAAGATCGTGGACGACGATGGCAACCAACTGGGTGTGAACCAGACCGGCGAAATCATTGTGCACAATGGCTTCAGCTGGAACGGATACTTTGCCGATCCGGTGGCCACCAAGGAGATGCAAGACGAGGGGGGCTGGTTCCACACTGGCGACATGGGCTACTTCGACGAGGACGACTACCTCTACATGACGGACCGCAAGAAGGAGGTGCTCAAGTGGAAGGGTCTGCAGATGTGGCCCGCCGAGGTGGAGGCGGTCATCGACGAGCTGCCGGAGGTGAAGCGGGTGTGCGTGATCGGGGTGTACGACGAGACCCAGGGTGATGTGCCTGGTGCCCTGGTTGTCCGGGAGGATAATGCCACTCTGACCGCCCAGCAGGTGATTGACCACGTGGCCAAGCGACTGCCCGACATCCAGAAGCAGCTGCGAGCAGGTGTCCAGTTCGCCGATGAGATTCCCCAGAACTACAATGGAAAGGCCGTTCGTCGATATGCCCGCGATCTCTTCGTCGCCTTGTCCAAGAAGAACTGA
- the LOC6536769 gene encoding rRNA 2'-O-methyltransferase fibrillarin: protein MGKNKGGGGGGGGGGGGSGGGGNKKGGGGGGGGGGGSGNKNKGGDGGGGDKGGAKKGQDQKAAAGGGKKGGKK, encoded by the exons ATGGGTAAAAATaaaggaggcggcggcggcggaggaggaggaggtggcggTAGTGGAGGCGGCGGCAAT AAAAAgggcggcggtggtggaggcggcggcggaggtggCTCcggaaataaaaacaaaggcgGCGATGGAGGCGGCGGTGACAAAGGTGGAGCCAAGAAAGGACAGGACCAAAAGGCAGCCGCAGGCGGTGGCAAGAAGGGAGGCAAGAAATAG
- the LOC6536770 gene encoding conserved oligomeric Golgi complex subunit 1 isoform X1 — protein sequence MTANLLNLNVDTLFEQHSVSEIDAVHKKIQSVVENKREELRTHVGERYRDLLQAADTIAAMQTSAGTLMEQVQHVQANCRSLNEQQLLGFQSTANASAKDAVLQERNAGKKLQTYYGTMAQIKLLTALPELIWTHLDNDRFYAATELFIFSRHISTGLQLDGQSTLMQKLPVARKQWEILRPFHVTIKQAILTALEREELLSEMAVDCLQSLLLLDKSDLSAVLKSFLNLRSSAFLNCLQSGPSEPRRVKDRILASLNVLNSTVDLLDKCLLGDSLLFSRLEECASSTCPPSINRMESSERQLVHLLPDIIAGFRPQFEVPQLTPEQMGSSLQQWLDKMNALAAAHLQQVFALVSNMQTIQDIKSAARTNGRPEFVRLEQQLHLKHSQLDFYARKYVPLINARVREIIRSSWSSAMKQTYEQVLLLIESGQSQPPQQIWREQSDDLPLSLAAALSDQPKRLANRTKGYDGATIELCKRFDSHLTNIVQELNVMLQEPTTRVEDKVSLIEFLRETAEEQLTEYLTNLKGLQLRERPALLLALRNSLALVELCPNLKLCFCQPSSWRQWTDNSSGVGIEHWQRICGLIEEEMLSFWLLIVDDVLAGHNCDEKLPKVINHEVVLSDFALWQTLTLEQRDEDQEQSVQSTIRIPSQPRLSLQTYLHQLIQALNLVVPQTLPPKVLQAFIKRLIEKLLRHYEGLAHAECTKASQNIALQLYFDLKFLERVFSISREERTLYDQIHAQQNQLRDCIDPFDFELFAEHITAHVSRAASRLQGELGVLTPSPAAPSQAATAASSLAHESDPNVLCLSSSGSTSLWFPLLPIVMPQAAGRVNSTERTSLALEPVEKTATTTPTRKSGGNGARKGDSSKSKSSAASFFGMSQEWFR from the exons ATGACGGCCAATTTGTTAAACCTGAACGTGGACACGCTGTTTGAGCAGCACAGCGTGTCCGAGATAGACGCGGTGCACAAAAAGATCCAGTCGGTGGTGGAGAACAAGCGCGAGGAGTTGCGCACCCATGTCGG GGAGCGGTACCGGGATCTTCTGCAGGCGGCAGACACCATTGCGGCGATGCAAACGTCGGCCGGCACACTTATGGAGCAAGTGCAACACGTGCAGGCCAATTGCCGCAGTCTTAACGAGCAGCAGCTCCTGGGCTTTCAGTCTACTGCCAATGCAAGCGCCAAAGATGCCGTACTGCAGGAGAGGAACGCCGGAAAGAAGCTGCAGACCTACTACGGTACAATGGCTCAGATCAAGTTACTCACTGCCCTGCCGGAACTTATCTGGACACACTTGGACAATGATCGCTTCTATGCCGCAACCGAGTTGTTCATCTTCAGTCGACACATAAGCACAGGCTTGCAACTGGATGGCCAGAGTACGCTGATGCAGAAACTTCCTGTTGCGCGCAAGCAATGGGAAATCCTGCGTCCCTTTCACGTTACCATCAAACAAGCCATACTGACTGCACTGGAGAGGGAGGAACTTCTTTCCGAAATGGCTGTGGACTGCCTGCAGAGCCTTCTCTTGCTAGACAAAAGCGATCTCAGTGCTGTGCTAAAATCCTTCTTGAACCTCCGCTCATCAGCCTTTCTAAACTGTCTGCAAAGCGGACCATCGGAGCCACGTCGCGTCAAGGATCGCATCCTGGCTAGCTTAAACGTGCTCAACAGCACCGTGGACCTGCTGGACAAGTGTCTTTTGG GTGATAGCCTACTTTTTAGCCGCCTGGAGGAATGTGCCTCTTCTACGTGTCCACCCAGCATCAACCGAATGGAGAGTAGTGAGCGCCAGCTAGTTCATCTTTTACCCGATATCATCGCCGGTTTTAGGCCACAATTTGAAGTTCCTCAGCTAACACCTGAGCAGATGGGTTCTTCACTCCAACAATGGCTAGATAAAATGAATGCCTTGGCAGCGGCTCACTTGCAGCAAGTCTTTGCATTAGTTAGCAACATGCAGACGATCCAGGACATCAAATCAGCGGCCAGGACTAATGGTCGACCGGAATTCGTTCGCCTAGAACAGCAACTGCATCTAAAGCATAGCCAGTTAGACTTCTACGCCAGAAAGTACGTGCCGTTGATCAACGCCAGAGTGCGAGAGATAATTCGCAGCAGCTGGTCGTCCGCTATGAAGCAGACCTACGAACAGGTACTCTTGCTTATCGAATCCGGACAGTCGCAGCCGCCTCAACAAATTTGGCGAGAGCAGAGTGATGATTTGCCTTTAAGCTTGGCGGCAGCGCTCAGCGATCAACCAAAGCGACTGGCTAATAGAACAAAAGGCTACGATGGCGCTACAATAGAACTGTGCAAACGTTTTGATTCACATCTTACGAATATCGTCCAGGAGCTGAATGTTATGTTACAGGAACCAACGACGAGAGTTGAGGACAAGGTTTCACTTATCGAGTTTCTGCGCGAAACGGCCGAGGAGCAGTTGACAGAGTATTTGACCAACTTGAAAGGTCTACAGCTAAGGGAACGCCCTGCTCTGCTCCTGGCGTTGCGAAATAGTCTCGCCTTGGTGGAACTGTGCCCCAATTTAAAACTGTGCTTCTGTCAGCCGTCCAGTTGGCGGCAGTGGACCGACAATTCGTCGGGAGTGGGAATCGAGCATTGGCAGCGCATTTGCGGCCTGATCGAAGAGGAGATGCTATCCTTTTGGCTGCTTATTGTTGACGATGTGTTGGCTGGCCATAATTGCGATGAGAAACTGCCGAAGGTCATTAATCACGAAGTGGTTCTTAGCGATTTTGcg CTTTGGCAGACTTTGACACTGGAACAGCGTGACGAGGACCAGGAGCAGAGTGTACAGTCCACCATTCGAATCCCCAGTCAGCCGCGACTCTCTCTGCAGACGTATCTTCACCAGCTAATTCAGGCGTTAAATTTGGTTGTTCCCCAAACTCTGCCACCGAAGGTATTGCAAGCATTTATTAAGCGCCTCATAGAAAAACTGCTCCGCCACTACGAAGGATTGGCACACGCGGAATGCACCAAAGCCAGTCAGAATATTGCCCTGCAATTATACTTTGATCTTAAGTTCCTGGAGCGCGTGTTCTCCATTTCTCGGGAGGAGCGGACTCTCTACGACCAGATCCACGCCCAGCAGAACCAACTGCGGGACTGCATAGATCCCTTCGATTTCGAGCTGTTTGCCGAGCACATAACCGCGCATGTGTCTCGAGCTGCAAGCCGTCTGCAGGGTGAACTGGGAGTGCTCACACCCTCGCCAGCTGCTCCCAGTCAGGCCGCAACAGCTGCCAGTTCTTTGGCCCATGAGTCAGATCCCAATGTGCTATGTTTGAGCTCCTCCGGATCTACGTCGCTGTGGTTCCCTTTGCTGCCCATTGTGATGCCCCAAGCTGCCGGAAGAGTTAATAGCACTGAGCGGACATCGCTGGCACTGGAGCCCGTGGAGAAG ACGGCGACAACGACGCCGACGAGGAAGTCGGGTGGCAATGGAGCCCGCAAGGGAGACAGCAGCAAATCCAAATCCAGCGCAGCTTCCTTCTTCGGGATGTCCCAGGAGTGGTTTCGCTAG
- the LOC6536770 gene encoding conserved oligomeric Golgi complex subunit 1 isoform X2: protein MTANLLNLNVDTLFEQHSVSEIDAVHKKIQSVVENKREELRTHVGERYRDLLQAADTIAAMQTSAGTLMEQVQHVQANCRSLNEQQLLGFQSTANASAKDAVLQERNAGKKLQTYYGTMAQIKLLTALPELIWTHLDNDRFYAATELFIFSRHISTGLQLDGQSTLMQKLPVARKQWEILRPFHVTIKQAILTALEREELLSEMAVDCLQSLLLLDKSDLSAVLKSFLNLRSSAFLNCLQSGPSEPRRVKDRILASLNVLNSTVDLLDKCLLGDSLLFSRLEECASSTCPPSINRMESSERQLVHLLPDIIAGFRPQFEVPQLTPEQMGSSLQQWLDKMNALAAAHLQQVFALVSNMQTIQDIKSAARTNGRPEFVRLEQQLHLKHSQLDFYARKYVPLINARVREIIRSSWSSAMKQTYEQVLLLIESGQSQPPQQIWREQSDDLPLSLAAALSDQPKRLANRTKGYDGATIELCKRFDSHLTNIVQELNVMLQEPTTRVEDKVSLIEFLRETAEEQLTEYLTNLKGLQLRERPALLLALRNSLALVELCPNLKLCFCQPSSWRQWTDNSSGVGIEHWQRICGLIEEEMLSFWLLIVDDVLAGHNCDEKLPKVINHEVVLSDFALWQTLTLEQRDEDQEQSVQSTIRIPSQPRLSLQTYLHQLIQALNLVVPQTLPPKVLQAFIKRLIEKLLRHYEGLAHAECTKASQNIALQLYFDLKFLERVFSISREERTLYDQIHAQQNQLRDCIDPFDFELFAEHITAHVSRAASRLQGELGVLTPSPAAPSQAATAASSLAHESDPNVLCLSSSGSTSLWFPLLPIVMPQAAGRVNSTERTSLALEPVEKDFYRLHC, encoded by the exons ATGACGGCCAATTTGTTAAACCTGAACGTGGACACGCTGTTTGAGCAGCACAGCGTGTCCGAGATAGACGCGGTGCACAAAAAGATCCAGTCGGTGGTGGAGAACAAGCGCGAGGAGTTGCGCACCCATGTCGG GGAGCGGTACCGGGATCTTCTGCAGGCGGCAGACACCATTGCGGCGATGCAAACGTCGGCCGGCACACTTATGGAGCAAGTGCAACACGTGCAGGCCAATTGCCGCAGTCTTAACGAGCAGCAGCTCCTGGGCTTTCAGTCTACTGCCAATGCAAGCGCCAAAGATGCCGTACTGCAGGAGAGGAACGCCGGAAAGAAGCTGCAGACCTACTACGGTACAATGGCTCAGATCAAGTTACTCACTGCCCTGCCGGAACTTATCTGGACACACTTGGACAATGATCGCTTCTATGCCGCAACCGAGTTGTTCATCTTCAGTCGACACATAAGCACAGGCTTGCAACTGGATGGCCAGAGTACGCTGATGCAGAAACTTCCTGTTGCGCGCAAGCAATGGGAAATCCTGCGTCCCTTTCACGTTACCATCAAACAAGCCATACTGACTGCACTGGAGAGGGAGGAACTTCTTTCCGAAATGGCTGTGGACTGCCTGCAGAGCCTTCTCTTGCTAGACAAAAGCGATCTCAGTGCTGTGCTAAAATCCTTCTTGAACCTCCGCTCATCAGCCTTTCTAAACTGTCTGCAAAGCGGACCATCGGAGCCACGTCGCGTCAAGGATCGCATCCTGGCTAGCTTAAACGTGCTCAACAGCACCGTGGACCTGCTGGACAAGTGTCTTTTGG GTGATAGCCTACTTTTTAGCCGCCTGGAGGAATGTGCCTCTTCTACGTGTCCACCCAGCATCAACCGAATGGAGAGTAGTGAGCGCCAGCTAGTTCATCTTTTACCCGATATCATCGCCGGTTTTAGGCCACAATTTGAAGTTCCTCAGCTAACACCTGAGCAGATGGGTTCTTCACTCCAACAATGGCTAGATAAAATGAATGCCTTGGCAGCGGCTCACTTGCAGCAAGTCTTTGCATTAGTTAGCAACATGCAGACGATCCAGGACATCAAATCAGCGGCCAGGACTAATGGTCGACCGGAATTCGTTCGCCTAGAACAGCAACTGCATCTAAAGCATAGCCAGTTAGACTTCTACGCCAGAAAGTACGTGCCGTTGATCAACGCCAGAGTGCGAGAGATAATTCGCAGCAGCTGGTCGTCCGCTATGAAGCAGACCTACGAACAGGTACTCTTGCTTATCGAATCCGGACAGTCGCAGCCGCCTCAACAAATTTGGCGAGAGCAGAGTGATGATTTGCCTTTAAGCTTGGCGGCAGCGCTCAGCGATCAACCAAAGCGACTGGCTAATAGAACAAAAGGCTACGATGGCGCTACAATAGAACTGTGCAAACGTTTTGATTCACATCTTACGAATATCGTCCAGGAGCTGAATGTTATGTTACAGGAACCAACGACGAGAGTTGAGGACAAGGTTTCACTTATCGAGTTTCTGCGCGAAACGGCCGAGGAGCAGTTGACAGAGTATTTGACCAACTTGAAAGGTCTACAGCTAAGGGAACGCCCTGCTCTGCTCCTGGCGTTGCGAAATAGTCTCGCCTTGGTGGAACTGTGCCCCAATTTAAAACTGTGCTTCTGTCAGCCGTCCAGTTGGCGGCAGTGGACCGACAATTCGTCGGGAGTGGGAATCGAGCATTGGCAGCGCATTTGCGGCCTGATCGAAGAGGAGATGCTATCCTTTTGGCTGCTTATTGTTGACGATGTGTTGGCTGGCCATAATTGCGATGAGAAACTGCCGAAGGTCATTAATCACGAAGTGGTTCTTAGCGATTTTGcg CTTTGGCAGACTTTGACACTGGAACAGCGTGACGAGGACCAGGAGCAGAGTGTACAGTCCACCATTCGAATCCCCAGTCAGCCGCGACTCTCTCTGCAGACGTATCTTCACCAGCTAATTCAGGCGTTAAATTTGGTTGTTCCCCAAACTCTGCCACCGAAGGTATTGCAAGCATTTATTAAGCGCCTCATAGAAAAACTGCTCCGCCACTACGAAGGATTGGCACACGCGGAATGCACCAAAGCCAGTCAGAATATTGCCCTGCAATTATACTTTGATCTTAAGTTCCTGGAGCGCGTGTTCTCCATTTCTCGGGAGGAGCGGACTCTCTACGACCAGATCCACGCCCAGCAGAACCAACTGCGGGACTGCATAGATCCCTTCGATTTCGAGCTGTTTGCCGAGCACATAACCGCGCATGTGTCTCGAGCTGCAAGCCGTCTGCAGGGTGAACTGGGAGTGCTCACACCCTCGCCAGCTGCTCCCAGTCAGGCCGCAACAGCTGCCAGTTCTTTGGCCCATGAGTCAGATCCCAATGTGCTATGTTTGAGCTCCTCCGGATCTACGTCGCTGTGGTTCCCTTTGCTGCCCATTGTGATGCCCCAAGCTGCCGGAAGAGTTAATAGCACTGAGCGGACATCGCTGGCACTGGAGCCCGTGGAGAAG GATTTCTATCGATTGCATTGCTAA